The following coding sequences are from one Gemmatimonadales bacterium window:
- a CDS encoding Hpt domain-containing protein, giving the protein MSIYEPETQPSDVHRNDTVSLPEMSEYLLAMRHELRAPLNAIIGMSALLLDDEVTPRQAQYVKSVHAAGESLSVILNDVLDLASVAANRLAIEPIPFDLKSMIEETASALTPKANERGLALRVDWRPELPRYLVGDPGRTRQIIGNLVGYAVNGTTHGEVVIRVMPDGERSGIPAIRFSVEDTGIGIAPDRLARIFDEYVPLDASPYRSFGVTGLGLRLSAELVRLMNGVIHAESEPGRGNRLWFSIPMPTATQYETNATTEPMVTGGGRALIVEADFSNRSRFAQQFQDAGWRVEFTAEIESVATQLRQAMADGDPYRTCIISHYAVRPIHMELARDLKADSLVAPVALVMVTAVGSPGDGQKLWNAGFAAYLRKPVPAEEIRESLEALSRLGPTGKGHSLITRHSLAEVRNAQSFEVEGIDEMLASLTAPAEPLAEPDSIESVAPSDEAEQFDTQVADATEQQAAATLEPLATAAPPEAASAPLPAALDSLLALPLPESPNGAAVSQSAAPVVESARQPDPVPTPGTESALQAATGEPQSLIGPAVPPIEASVSEPSLFRITLDMLAPPAIPPVADAAPEAAAAPAETSDAGALDAQLVFDSVPAAVEPAAESTASDEPAALLAPPSSTILPDPNPATEDLAVERSIEAVIEISDTAETDEALAIAGSSLEADVTLEAPVEAAVNDAIDEPAAQLPVSLIDGHQDALWESDEAVVPALEGLVSHTEETIDAPSAVIEAVALSSPGDYLAADAVGAANEVEPANESVVAERGAVCEQAAVVEVAEKVESTATVDPAPAVEAASVDDLTDATFAVNHGASEAIEATEIVVDASVEAIESILDRSDASAFVGAAAEPVGADPDLDPEPEIDVATFEVVSPQLLDGLSTGGGFFTQHVVSTFLRDGAAEVERLATAEGSQFGEALERLAHAAEWVGAARLSALVADAAGRFERTGRAGPTARIAAALAEARATLDLASPQGLPAELPAVGAAFAEQLSPAQQGSGRMLAVTLAGSFASEAPVRAAELRDAVAQGNTDAAQRLAQTLKGMCGLIGAEPLAKLAALVEADARLKRLGQTDRYLTHIDRELERVQAFLDQAQA; this is encoded by the coding sequence ATGAGCATCTACGAGCCCGAGACGCAACCATCGGACGTTCATCGGAACGACACGGTGTCACTTCCCGAGATGAGCGAATACCTGCTGGCGATGCGACACGAACTGCGAGCGCCGCTCAATGCCATCATCGGGATGTCGGCGCTGCTGCTCGACGACGAGGTCACCCCGCGCCAGGCACAGTACGTCAAGAGCGTACACGCCGCGGGCGAAAGCCTGTCGGTCATCCTGAATGACGTGCTGGACCTCGCCAGCGTCGCCGCCAACCGGCTGGCAATCGAGCCGATTCCGTTCGATCTCAAGTCGATGATCGAAGAGACCGCCAGCGCGCTGACGCCGAAAGCCAACGAACGTGGCCTGGCGCTGCGGGTCGACTGGCGTCCGGAGCTGCCTCGCTATCTGGTGGGCGATCCGGGTCGGACTCGCCAGATCATCGGCAACCTGGTCGGATACGCCGTCAACGGGACCACACACGGCGAGGTGGTGATCCGCGTCATGCCGGACGGCGAGCGAAGCGGGATCCCCGCCATCCGATTCTCCGTGGAGGATACTGGCATTGGGATTGCCCCGGACCGGTTGGCGCGCATCTTCGACGAGTACGTTCCGCTCGACGCCTCGCCCTATCGGTCATTCGGCGTGACCGGTCTCGGCCTCCGACTCTCGGCCGAACTCGTTCGCCTGATGAACGGTGTGATCCATGCGGAAAGCGAGCCGGGGCGGGGCAATCGGCTCTGGTTCTCGATCCCAATGCCGACGGCGACCCAGTACGAGACCAACGCGACCACGGAACCGATGGTGACCGGCGGCGGCCGGGCCCTGATCGTCGAGGCCGACTTCTCCAATCGCTCCCGATTCGCCCAGCAGTTTCAGGATGCCGGCTGGCGGGTCGAGTTCACGGCGGAGATCGAGTCGGTCGCTACGCAGCTCCGGCAGGCGATGGCCGACGGCGACCCCTATCGCACCTGTATCATTTCCCACTACGCGGTCCGACCGATCCATATGGAGCTGGCTCGCGACCTCAAGGCCGACAGCCTGGTCGCCCCGGTGGCGCTGGTCATGGTCACTGCAGTCGGTAGCCCCGGTGATGGACAGAAGCTCTGGAACGCCGGCTTTGCCGCATACTTGCGGAAGCCCGTACCCGCCGAGGAGATTCGCGAATCGCTGGAAGCCCTCTCACGCCTGGGCCCGACCGGCAAAGGCCACTCGCTGATTACCCGCCACTCGCTGGCCGAGGTTCGGAACGCGCAGTCATTCGAAGTCGAAGGCATCGACGAGATGCTGGCCAGCCTGACCGCTCCGGCAGAGCCGTTGGCCGAGCCCGATTCGATCGAGTCGGTCGCCCCGAGCGACGAAGCCGAGCAGTTCGACACTCAGGTCGCTGACGCAACTGAGCAGCAGGCCGCCGCTACACTCGAGCCCCTGGCAACAGCAGCGCCGCCAGAAGCAGCATCAGCGCCTCTGCCCGCGGCCCTCGATTCACTGCTGGCGCTTCCGCTCCCCGAAAGCCCGAACGGCGCTGCGGTGAGCCAGTCCGCCGCTCCGGTTGTCGAGTCCGCCCGGCAACCCGACCCGGTTCCGACCCCAGGCACCGAGAGTGCGCTGCAAGCGGCGACCGGCGAGCCGCAGTCACTGATCGGGCCGGCCGTGCCACCGATCGAAGCCAGCGTGTCCGAGCCGAGTTTGTTCCGCATCACGCTCGACATGCTGGCGCCCCCGGCAATCCCGCCCGTCGCGGATGCCGCTCCAGAGGCCGCCGCAGCGCCAGCCGAAACATCCGATGCCGGCGCACTCGATGCTCAGCTAGTCTTCGATAGCGTACCCGCGGCGGTCGAGCCAGCCGCGGAGTCCACCGCGAGCGATGAGCCGGCAGCACTCCTGGCGCCGCCGTCCTCGACCATCCTGCCCGATCCGAACCCGGCGACGGAGGATCTGGCCGTGGAACGGTCGATCGAGGCAGTGATCGAAATCAGTGATACCGCGGAAACGGATGAAGCGCTGGCAATCGCCGGGAGTTCTCTCGAGGCAGACGTTACCCTCGAGGCGCCAGTCGAGGCGGCAGTGAATGACGCTATCGACGAGCCAGCAGCGCAGCTGCCAGTCTCCCTGATCGATGGACATCAGGACGCCCTCTGGGAATCGGACGAAGCGGTTGTCCCGGCGCTCGAGGGGCTGGTATCGCATACGGAGGAGACGATCGACGCTCCCAGCGCGGTGATCGAAGCAGTCGCGCTGAGCTCGCCGGGAGATTATCTGGCGGCAGACGCCGTTGGGGCGGCGAACGAGGTAGAACCCGCGAACGAGTCGGTAGTCGCCGAACGGGGAGCCGTATGTGAGCAGGCGGCGGTTGTCGAGGTCGCGGAGAAGGTTGAGTCGACAGCGACGGTCGACCCGGCTCCAGCGGTCGAGGCAGCATCGGTCGACGACCTGACTGACGCCACGTTTGCTGTCAACCACGGCGCCAGCGAAGCGATCGAAGCGACGGAGATAGTTGTCGATGCCTCTGTGGAGGCGATCGAGTCGATCCTCGACCGCAGCGACGCCAGCGCCTTTGTTGGGGCCGCAGCCGAGCCCGTCGGAGCGGATCCCGATCTCGACCCGGAACCTGAGATCGACGTCGCAACGTTCGAGGTGGTCAGTCCGCAGCTGCTGGATGGCCTGTCCACAGGCGGCGGCTTCTTTACCCAGCACGTGGTCAGCACCTTCCTGCGCGACGGAGCCGCTGAGGTCGAGCGACTCGCGACCGCAGAGGGTTCCCAGTTTGGTGAAGCCCTCGAACGGCTGGCCCATGCCGCCGAGTGGGTTGGCGCCGCCCGGCTGTCGGCCCTGGTAGCCGACGCAGCCGGACGATTCGAACGGACAGGACGAGCCGGTCCGACAGCCCGGATTGCCGCCGCGCTCGCCGAGGCCCGCGCAACGCTCGATCTCGCCAGCCCGCAGGGTCTGCCAGCCGAGTTGCCAGCGGTCGGCGCAGCCTTTGCCGAGCAGTTGTCGCCGGCCCAGCAAGGATCGGGACGGATGCTGGCCGTTACCCTGGCAGGCAGCTTCGCCTCGGAGGCTCCCGTCCGGGCAGCAGAGCTGCGCGATGCCGTGGCGCAGGGTAACACTGACGCAGCCCAGCGACTGGCGCAGACCCTCAAGGGCATGTGCGGTCTGATCGGGGCAGAGCCCCTTGCCAAGCTGGCTGCGCTGGTCGAGGCCGACGCGCGTCTCAAGCGACTGGGGCAGACCGACCGATACCTGACTCATATCGATCGCGAGTTGGAGCGGGTCCAGGCCTTCCTCGATCAGGCCCAGGCGTAA
- a CDS encoding DPP IV N-terminal domain-containing protein encodes MTLRTVRAVLLALPLSLGAVAPLLAQVDYARAERLLPWHTARLVSGDSVRAEWYPDGNRFWYRNKTAAGAEFVLVDPVRNTRGLVFENARLAAAMSVARDSAYDPDRLPFARFRFTNDGQNEREIEFNANRKRFVCDIVAYRCAVSDTLPSDVPYILSPDKRQEAFVSGHNVWVRSRGGRDSTQLTTDGVEHWSYGLTAPRPNQVIRPQPRAPMIRWSPDSRKLAVSRQDERRVAHMHYISMTHQRPRHYSQPYALPGDSLIPVPTLHIIDVASKSNREVRLDPQPVQITLSGSARDSVWSDGSDKLYVSALGRGSQRATLHEVDAATGTVRLRAADSSKTFVELAPPNEQQTWYVTRDGQDTFWWSERDGWAHFYRLAPDGSVRNRLTSGAWFASAIQHVDETARQIYFTARGREAGHFWYYAKLYRVNFDGSGLTLLTPEDANHDVQFAPSGRYFVDSYSRVETPTVTVLRSTVDGRIIRTLETADVSRLREVGWRPAQVFTTKARDGITDLNGLLFFPPAFDSTRRYPVIVEIYPGPQIGSVRGWNFRSGAEAFALAQLGFVVIQLDAMGTPLRSKAFHDNYYGNFIDNGIPDQIEAVKQLAARYPGFDLDRVGIFGHSGGGFASTDAILRFPDFFKVAVSTAGNHDNRSYNIYWAEKYQGQLVRDTLRSTDNYASSATGTYAANLKGKLFLMTGDMDDNVHPAMTLQVADLLIKANKIFDFLILPNRAHGLNEPYVIRRRWDYFVQHLLGLTPPADYEITQPTEPWARSAAPYDQ; translated from the coding sequence ATGACACTTCGAACGGTACGCGCCGTCCTGCTGGCGCTTCCGCTCTCGTTAGGCGCGGTCGCGCCCCTTCTGGCCCAGGTCGACTACGCTCGCGCTGAGCGGCTTCTCCCCTGGCACACCGCCCGGTTGGTCTCGGGCGACTCCGTCCGGGCCGAGTGGTATCCCGACGGCAATCGGTTCTGGTACCGCAACAAGACCGCGGCTGGAGCGGAATTCGTTCTGGTCGACCCGGTACGGAACACCCGGGGGCTGGTGTTCGAGAACGCGCGGCTGGCGGCTGCGATGAGCGTGGCGCGCGACTCCGCCTACGATCCCGACCGGCTGCCGTTTGCCCGGTTCCGCTTCACGAACGACGGCCAGAACGAGCGGGAAATCGAGTTCAACGCCAACCGGAAGCGGTTTGTCTGCGACATCGTAGCCTATCGTTGCGCCGTGTCGGATACCCTGCCCAGCGACGTGCCCTACATCCTCTCGCCGGACAAGCGCCAGGAGGCGTTCGTGTCCGGACACAACGTCTGGGTTCGCTCGCGAGGCGGCAGAGACTCGACCCAGTTGACCACCGATGGGGTCGAGCACTGGAGCTATGGGCTCACGGCGCCGCGCCCCAACCAGGTCATCCGGCCACAGCCGCGGGCGCCCATGATTCGCTGGTCGCCCGACTCGCGCAAACTGGCGGTCAGCCGTCAGGACGAGCGCCGAGTCGCGCATATGCATTACATCTCGATGACCCATCAGCGGCCGAGGCACTATAGCCAGCCGTATGCGCTCCCGGGTGACTCGCTCATTCCGGTGCCGACGCTGCACATCATCGATGTCGCCAGCAAGTCCAATCGCGAAGTCCGGCTCGATCCGCAGCCGGTGCAGATCACCCTCAGCGGCTCGGCCCGCGATTCGGTCTGGAGCGATGGCAGCGATAAGCTGTATGTCAGCGCGCTGGGTCGGGGGTCGCAGCGGGCTACCCTTCACGAGGTCGACGCCGCAACGGGCACGGTCCGCCTCCGCGCGGCCGACAGCTCCAAGACCTTCGTCGAACTGGCTCCGCCTAACGAGCAGCAGACCTGGTACGTCACGCGCGACGGACAGGACACCTTCTGGTGGTCCGAGCGCGACGGCTGGGCCCATTTCTATCGCCTGGCCCCGGACGGATCGGTCCGCAACCGGTTGACGTCGGGCGCCTGGTTTGCAAGCGCCATTCAGCACGTCGATGAAACGGCCCGGCAGATCTACTTCACTGCCCGCGGCCGTGAAGCAGGGCATTTCTGGTACTACGCCAAGCTCTATCGCGTCAACTTTGACGGGTCGGGTCTGACGCTGCTGACCCCGGAAGATGCCAATCACGACGTCCAGTTCGCACCAAGCGGGCGGTACTTCGTCGACAGCTACTCGCGGGTTGAAACCCCGACCGTGACGGTGCTGCGATCGACGGTGGACGGGCGGATCATCCGGACCCTCGAAACCGCCGATGTGTCGCGTCTCCGCGAGGTCGGATGGCGACCGGCGCAGGTCTTCACCACCAAGGCCCGCGACGGTATCACCGATCTCAACGGCTTGCTCTTCTTCCCGCCGGCATTCGACAGCACCCGGCGCTACCCGGTCATCGTCGAGATCTATCCCGGGCCCCAGATCGGCAGTGTTCGGGGCTGGAACTTCAGGTCGGGCGCGGAGGCGTTTGCCCTGGCCCAACTCGGCTTCGTGGTCATCCAGCTCGATGCGATGGGCACGCCGCTGCGTTCGAAAGCGTTCCACGACAATTACTACGGTAACTTCATCGACAACGGGATACCGGACCAGATCGAGGCGGTCAAGCAGCTGGCGGCCCGATACCCCGGCTTCGATCTTGACCGGGTTGGCATCTTCGGGCACTCGGGCGGGGGCTTTGCGTCGACGGACGCGATTCTGCGCTTTCCGGATTTCTTCAAGGTGGCCGTGTCGACGGCCGGCAATCACGACAATCGCAGCTATAACATCTACTGGGCGGAGAAGTATCAGGGGCAGCTGGTGCGGGACACCTTGCGCAGTACCGACAACTATGCATCCTCAGCAACCGGCACCTACGCGGCGAATCTGAAGGGCAAGCTGTTCCTGATGACGGGTGACATGGATGACAATGTCCATCCGGCCATGACGCTGCAGGTTGCCGACCTGCTCATCAAGGCGAACAAGATCTTTGACTTCCTGATCCTGCCCAATCGGGCGCATGGGCTCAACGAACCCTATGTGATTCGCCGTCGGTGGGACTACTTCGTGCAGCATTTGCTGGGCCTGACGCCGCCAGCGGACTATGAAATCACGCAGCCGACCGAGCCATGGGCCCGATCGGCGGCGCCATACGACCAGTAA
- a CDS encoding class I SAM-dependent methyltransferase, whose product MYRSSSFDFTDQRIPARYDERLVPVLFGPWGEGLVALARPTRGSRALDVATGPGTVARVLARVIGPKGIVAGCDASPAMITRAQSKPERAEYAPIAYTVCPASPLPYPHAAFDLVTCQQGLQFFPDGVSALAEMHRTLVPGGRLAASVWCPPEDCTLFFAYQQALRNAGQAELADLMRAPFPRWTADDIRARVADSGFSAIQVGEESRDLVFDGGLNQALAAFAATPIGPLVDALPDADRAAVADAARQTFAPWTIDGVIRGPMRSWIILATR is encoded by the coding sequence GTGTATCGATCGTCCAGCTTTGACTTTACTGATCAACGAATCCCGGCCCGGTACGACGAGCGGCTGGTCCCGGTGCTGTTCGGGCCATGGGGTGAAGGGCTGGTTGCGCTCGCGCGGCCGACTCGCGGGTCTCGGGCGCTCGATGTCGCCACCGGGCCCGGTACCGTCGCTCGAGTCCTGGCCCGGGTTATCGGACCGAAGGGAATCGTCGCCGGATGTGATGCGTCGCCGGCGATGATTACACGGGCTCAGTCCAAGCCCGAGCGCGCGGAGTACGCGCCGATCGCCTATACCGTGTGCCCTGCCTCGCCACTGCCCTATCCGCACGCGGCGTTCGACTTGGTCACCTGCCAGCAGGGCCTGCAGTTTTTCCCTGACGGCGTCAGCGCACTGGCCGAGATGCATCGGACACTGGTACCGGGAGGACGGCTGGCCGCGAGTGTCTGGTGTCCGCCGGAAGACTGCACCCTTTTCTTTGCCTATCAGCAGGCGCTGCGCAATGCGGGGCAAGCCGAGCTGGCGGACCTGATGCGCGCGCCCTTTCCCCGGTGGACCGCCGATGACATCCGGGCCCGCGTCGCCGACAGCGGCTTCTCGGCCATCCAAGTCGGTGAGGAGTCTCGAGATCTTGTCTTTGACGGCGGCCTGAATCAGGCCCTGGCCGCTTTTGCAGCGACGCCGATCGGGCCACTCGTCGATGCCCTTCCGGATGCCGACCGCGCCGCCGTTGCCGACGCGGCTCGGCAGACCTTCGCACCGTGGACCATCGACGGTGTCATCCGCGGCCCGATGCGGTCGTGGATCATTCTGGCCACTCGCTAG
- a CDS encoding LOG family protein, with protein MLRRIAVFAGQADLVSPEEVSAALQVGRLLGENAVTLVFDSAATGMIETVADTAAQSGGRLLGIRLDGRPAGRADLAEDRVTASVGAWREEVGRLSDAFLGLPGGFASLGDAFAVWGWGGGSVDRPLGLLDHGGYYSTLLKEGSDAEVDRFVIESQRGQLVVGSSAAELLRRMADYRAPEDRRE; from the coding sequence ATGCTGCGTCGCATTGCGGTCTTTGCCGGTCAGGCCGACCTGGTCAGTCCAGAGGAGGTCTCCGCCGCGTTGCAGGTCGGACGCCTGCTGGGAGAGAACGCCGTTACGCTGGTGTTCGACAGCGCAGCAACCGGCATGATCGAGACGGTGGCCGACACTGCCGCGCAGAGCGGCGGTCGCCTGCTGGGCATCCGGCTCGACGGCCGGCCCGCCGGTCGGGCCGACCTGGCCGAAGATCGGGTGACCGCGTCGGTGGGGGCATGGCGCGAGGAAGTCGGGCGCCTGTCCGACGCATTCCTCGGCCTTCCCGGGGGGTTCGCCTCGCTGGGTGATGCGTTCGCGGTGTGGGGTTGGGGCGGCGGCAGCGTCGATCGCCCCCTGGGGCTGCTCGATCACGGCGGCTACTACAGTACGTTGCTCAAGGAAGGGTCCGACGCCGAGGTCGATCGTTTCGTGATCGAGTCGCAGCGGGGTCAGCTGGTGGTCGGCAGCAGTGCGGCAGAGCTGCTTCGTCGCATGGCGGACTACCGGGCCCCCGAAGACCGACGCGAGTAG
- a CDS encoding serine hydrolase, with translation MRFVALGGLVATALIARPALAQGVEAEIETMMNGLKAKSSLYAKHIPSGRTIAIRADVPMNTLSVIKIPIMIQVFRDVEAGRLKLTDRHTIRPEDLRRGSGLLQRFDVGVAPTIRDLIDQMIITSDNTATDLLIAKVGLDRVNATLASFGFSQTRLQRTTGDLFREVWIRSDPKFASLTDREVFERGFPNDPQSAARSFAIEGDSTRWLGRTTAREMSAMLEGIRDGKYASAEHSRMMMSMLFGQFYASRLPQRLMWKPGVAVGHKTGDWPPFAGNDVGIITYPGGPLVISIFTNQNTGDFFELEATQGRIAELLVNTWK, from the coding sequence ATGCGGTTTGTCGCGCTCGGTGGCCTGGTCGCCACCGCCCTGATCGCTCGCCCGGCCCTGGCCCAGGGCGTCGAGGCCGAGATCGAGACCATGATGAATGGGCTCAAGGCCAAATCCTCCCTCTATGCCAAGCACATTCCGTCGGGTCGGACCATTGCCATCCGCGCCGATGTGCCGATGAATACCCTGAGCGTGATCAAAATCCCGATCATGATTCAGGTGTTCCGCGACGTCGAGGCCGGTCGACTCAAGCTGACCGACCGGCATACGATCCGTCCGGAGGACCTGCGTCGCGGCAGCGGGCTGCTCCAGCGTTTCGACGTCGGCGTGGCGCCGACGATTCGCGATCTGATCGATCAGATGATCATCACCAGCGACAACACCGCCACCGATCTCCTGATTGCCAAAGTCGGCCTGGACCGCGTCAACGCAACGCTGGCCTCATTCGGCTTCAGCCAGACCCGACTCCAACGCACCACCGGCGACCTGTTTCGCGAAGTCTGGATCCGGTCCGATCCGAAGTTCGCCTCGCTGACGGACCGCGAGGTGTTCGAGCGCGGCTTTCCGAATGACCCGCAGTCGGCAGCACGGTCCTTCGCCATCGAAGGCGACTCGACCCGCTGGCTCGGCAGAACCACCGCGCGCGAAATGTCTGCTATGCTGGAAGGCATCCGCGACGGGAAGTACGCTTCGGCCGAGCACAGCCGGATGATGATGTCGATGCTGTTCGGTCAGTTCTATGCCTCGCGACTGCCACAGCGGCTGATGTGGAAGCCGGGGGTTGCGGTCGGCCACAAAACCGGTGACTGGCCGCCATTCGCGGGCAACGACGTCGGCATCATTACCTATCCGGGCGGTCCGCTGGTAATTTCGATCTTCACCAATCAGAACACCGGCGATTTCTTCGAGCTCGAGGCCACCCAGGGGCGGATTGCCGAACTGCTGGTCAATACCTGGAAGTAG
- a CDS encoding UPF0182 family protein, with translation MRRRFVFSFVLLVLVLAVSIPGLSSFLVDWWWFREVGFEVVFTRQLVTKLALFVAVGTATFGLVYLNLRMAQRGIVPDPVMFQFQPAGARVDLTGTLRRMSFPVALALGLLTGFGVTPAWSLILQAIHGTPFGLTDPVFGRDISFYVFSLPAWSVALGLLTSLTTLTLLLITAIYWLRGDIILRPRQLRIEPSAGLHLGILVAVNLLLAATRHWIVDASNLLYSTTGPLTGASYTDLNATLPAIRISSVVALIAAAGVLAGAARGKLAWYGLWSVGSYLVVSFVGQSLAPWAMQKFIVAPTELTKESPQLVSHIAATRHAWGLDSVEIRDLDGEAELTHETIRANAATIDNVRLWDGEPLLRTLGQLQEIRTYYDFVSVDDDRYWIDGKYRQVLLAPRELNPAALPTRTFINEHLTFTHGMGLTMSPVNQVTTQGLPVLFIQDLPPRSTVSLEVTRPQIYYGEMADRYVFVNTLQREFDHPAGETNIYRSYTGTGGVPIGSALRRLLFSIHYGSTKILLSGDISNESRVLYRRNIVERAREALPFLAFDRDPYLVIGTDGTLKWVLDAYTTSDRYPYAARYGQSGINYMRNSVKVVIDAYDGSIGAYVSDPNDPIINTWAAILPGIFRPIDELPVGLDAHLRYPDDLYRAQTALYTTYHMTEPEEFYHREDQWQIPIVAKSDGSVPFMRRIVMRLPDEPAAEFIYMVPFTPRGKDNLAAWMVARSDGEDYGKLRVYRLPRQSLVFGPQQIENRINQDTEIARQVSLWDQRGTRVIRGDLLVIPIEEALLYVQPLYLQADGGRIPELKRVVVAYRNQVVMEETLEAGLAVLFGAGSGPARPAATAAATEQQPAAAAAAGLSSAVQQLSAEARRRYQAALDAQRAGDWSRYGEELRRLGELLEQLAAAAAPRE, from the coding sequence GTGCGCCGACGCTTCGTATTCTCCTTCGTCCTTCTCGTCCTCGTCCTCGCAGTGTCGATTCCGGGGTTGAGCAGTTTTCTGGTCGACTGGTGGTGGTTCCGCGAGGTCGGCTTCGAAGTCGTCTTTACCCGCCAGCTCGTTACCAAGCTTGCGCTGTTCGTTGCGGTTGGCACCGCGACCTTCGGCCTGGTCTACCTCAACCTCAGAATGGCCCAGCGGGGCATCGTTCCCGACCCGGTCATGTTCCAGTTTCAGCCCGCGGGCGCGCGAGTCGATCTGACCGGAACGCTGCGGCGGATGAGTTTCCCGGTGGCTCTCGCGCTTGGCCTGCTGACCGGGTTCGGCGTCACGCCAGCGTGGAGCCTGATCCTGCAGGCCATCCATGGCACCCCGTTCGGTCTCACCGATCCGGTCTTCGGGCGCGACATCAGTTTTTATGTCTTCTCCCTGCCGGCGTGGTCCGTCGCGCTCGGGCTGCTGACCAGCCTGACCACCCTGACGCTGCTGCTGATCACGGCGATCTACTGGCTTCGTGGCGACATCATCCTGCGTCCGCGCCAGCTGCGGATCGAACCGTCGGCCGGCTTGCACCTGGGCATCCTCGTCGCCGTCAACCTGCTGCTCGCAGCAACCCGCCACTGGATCGTCGACGCGTCCAACCTGCTCTACTCCACCACCGGACCGCTGACCGGGGCCAGCTACACCGACCTCAACGCCACCCTGCCGGCCATTCGGATCAGCTCGGTCGTTGCGCTGATCGCCGCTGCCGGGGTGCTTGCCGGCGCTGCGCGCGGCAAGCTGGCGTGGTATGGCCTCTGGTCTGTCGGCAGCTACCTGGTCGTCTCGTTCGTGGGCCAAAGCCTGGCGCCTTGGGCCATGCAGAAGTTCATCGTCGCGCCGACTGAGCTGACCAAAGAGTCGCCGCAACTCGTGTCGCACATCGCGGCCACCCGCCATGCCTGGGGCCTCGACAGCGTCGAGATTCGCGACCTGGACGGCGAAGCCGAGCTGACCCACGAGACGATTCGGGCCAACGCCGCGACCATCGACAACGTCAGGCTCTGGGACGGGGAGCCCTTGCTTCGCACGTTGGGACAGCTTCAGGAAATTCGCACCTACTACGACTTCGTCTCGGTCGATGACGATCGCTACTGGATCGACGGCAAGTATCGTCAGGTCCTGCTCGCGCCGCGTGAGCTCAACCCCGCGGCGCTTCCGACCCGGACCTTCATCAACGAGCACCTGACCTTCACCCACGGCATGGGTCTCACCATGAGCCCGGTCAACCAGGTCACGACCCAAGGGCTGCCGGTGCTGTTCATTCAGGACTTGCCACCCAGGTCGACGGTGTCACTCGAGGTGACTCGACCGCAGATCTACTACGGCGAGATGGCGGACCGCTACGTCTTCGTCAACACGCTGCAGCGGGAGTTCGACCATCCCGCCGGCGAGACCAACATCTACCGCTCCTACACCGGGACGGGGGGCGTACCGATCGGCAGCGCGCTCCGGCGCCTGCTGTTCTCGATCCACTACGGCTCGACCAAGATTCTCCTCTCCGGCGACATCAGCAACGAGAGCCGGGTCCTCTATCGCCGCAACATCGTCGAACGAGCGCGCGAAGCCCTTCCCTTTCTCGCCTTCGACCGCGATCCGTACCTGGTGATCGGCACCGATGGCACCCTCAAATGGGTCCTCGATGCCTACACCACCTCTGATCGGTACCCGTACGCGGCCCGGTATGGTCAAAGCGGGATCAACTACATGCGCAACAGCGTCAAGGTCGTGATTGACGCATACGACGGTTCGATCGGCGCCTACGTGAGCGACCCGAACGACCCCATCATCAATACCTGGGCGGCGATTCTCCCTGGCATCTTCCGACCGATCGACGAGCTGCCGGTCGGTCTCGACGCGCACCTGCGCTATCCGGACGACCTCTACCGGGCCCAGACCGCACTGTACACGACCTATCACATGACCGAGCCCGAGGAGTTCTACCACCGCGAAGACCAGTGGCAGATCCCGATCGTGGCGAAGAGTGACGGCTCGGTGCCGTTCATGCGGCGGATCGTGATGCGGCTGCCCGATGAGCCGGCAGCAGAGTTCATCTATATGGTGCCGTTCACGCCTCGGGGCAAAGACAACCTGGCGGCTTGGATGGTGGCCCGCAGCGACGGCGAAGATTACGGCAAGCTCCGAGTCTATCGCCTGCCGCGTCAGAGCCTGGTCTTCGGTCCGCAACAGATCGAGAACCGGATCAACCAGGATACCGAGATCGCCCGGCAGGTGTCCCTCTGGGATCAGCGGGGCACCCGGGTCATCCGCGGCGACCTGCTGGTCATCCCGATCGAGGAGGCTCTGCTCTACGTCCAGCCGCTCTACCTCCAGGCAGACGGCGGGCGGATTCCCGAGCTCAAGCGGGTCGTCGTCGCGTACCGGAATCAGGTCGTCATGGAGGAGACCCTCGAAGCGGGTCTCGCCGTGCTGTTCGGGGCCGGATCCGGCCCGGCGCGGCCGGCAGCGACCGCAGCGGCGACCGAGCAACAACCTGCCGCTGCAGCCGCTGCCGGGCTGTCGAGCGCGGTCCAGCAGCTCTCAGCCGAAGCACGCCGCCGCTACCAGGCGGCCCTCGATGCGCAGCGAGCCGGCGACTGGAGCCGCTACGGCGAAGAACTTCGCCGCCTCGGCGAGTTGCTCGAACAGCTCGCAGCGGCGGCAGCCCCGCGGGAGTAG